Part of the Antechinus flavipes isolate AdamAnt ecotype Samford, QLD, Australia chromosome 2, AdamAnt_v2, whole genome shotgun sequence genome is shown below.
TggtcccctccctttctctagtCCCATCCTTTTCCAGGGTCTTGAAGAGAGCTCTGTTTCATCTTGCTCTGCCCCTACATGAATGGTAGCGTAGCAAaggaatagaatttttaaaaaagacaaagaaagcgagaaagagaaagaatcagaaaaaaaggaagaaactaaaagagagagaagaaaagaaagaaaatttttattttctctggaaTAAAGGAATGAAATCCTTGTTAGGAAAAAGTATGGGAGCCTACACCCTTAGACTagactctcccctcccccacttcagCTGCCTGTGGTGGTCTGCCGCCTGTAGAATAAGGCTGAGGAGGAGAGATAGAATATGTAACTGGAGTAGTGTGCCCTATGCTTAGAGAAAGGATTCTTAAGCTTCTTACATATGGCAGTATCCCTTTGTTATCTGTCAAAGGatatctcagaataatgttttttaagtgCACAAAACACATAGGATTAAAATGGAAGCCAGCTacattgaaataattattaatctttttaaaaattcataacaCTCTGAAATCTATTTGTCAATGTCTTGAGTTAAAAACTCTTGTCCTAGAGGGATCTCAGAGAACTCCCAAGAGATATCTGTTGAGTCAAAAGGTCCATGAATGACAGGAGATCAGGGGAGAAGGGGTGGGTTCTATTCATGCCAAAGGACTGTTTTGCTAGAAAACTGGACCCAGAGGTTCCAAGGTTGCTGGAGAATTGAAAATAAACCTCTGTTAGGAGTCTTCCTATTTGGGAGTGCAGATGGTCAGAGAACCTCTCTGGGTCCCCACACTTAGAGGCTCAATGACAGTGAAAGAGATATGGGCCAAGCTACAACATTCTCGGCCCCTCCCTGTGGTTTAAAGATGAGTTTGGAAACCTAACCTAATCCTTGGGCTTCTTGCCCATTGTCATTGGAGCTCCTAAACTCTCTCAATTTGACTTCGTGCCAGGGTACCGAGCCCTGCAGCTGAGGTGCGACCATATGAAGGGTaggggtgtatgtgtgtttgtatgtggtGGGTGggactggggtgggggtggggaatatAAGGAGCTTCTTCCTCCGCTGTTGGCCTTCTATATTATATCAGAGCAGGACTCTTGGTTTTCCTAGCTTCCCAGTTAAAGTTATTGACCATTGCCCTTTTCAGTTCTTATATCCTGACATTTGCACTTGGTATAGTGCCCACTGTCCCCATGTTAGCTCCATCCCCAAGCCTCACATCCAGCAGAGGACCACCCCTTAGAGCCTTTCTCGGCCCATCAGGCCTTTAGGTCTGAAAAAGCGGAGATCACACAGACCCCCACTCAAATCAGAGGCCTTGACTTTCTCCCAACCATAAGGAAGGAAAGTCTCTAAGGAAACTAATCAAAATGAAAAGAcaggcaggaggaggaagaagaaaagcctTGAGCTGaaccccctccccccgccccccaaaaaGAGCCTAGTTTGATTGCAGCATTGCTGTCTGGTCACTGGAGGGCAGAAGGGCTCCCTTTCCTGAAGTGGTCCAATTTCTGGACCTGTCCTGGCTTCAGGGAGTATGGCAGTTGAGTCATCTCTTTGATCCCTATATCACCCACCATAAGGTTCCCCTCTTATCCAGGGATCTCCAGTCAGTCTGATAGTGTGACAAGAGAGAAGTTATCAAATCCCATGGTAACCCAGGATCAGGGTATTCTCTGGGCATAATGGAGTACAGGAGAGATTGCTGCTGCACCTGCAAGCAGAAGAACGGGGATTCAAAGAGCTGCCATCACCTAGTTTTATGATCATTGGCCAATAACATTATGCCTCTGAGCCTGAATGGCACCAATTCCCTGCATGGGGCTCTGGTAAAGTGCTTTGCCCTAAAACTCTGAATTGTAATTTCCCCCTTCCCAGGACTATGGTAAAGTGCTTTGCCCTAAAACTCTGAATTGTAATTTCCCCCTTCCCAGGGTTCTGGTTAAGGGGCTCTGCCCTAGAACTCTGAATTGTAATTTCCCCCTTCCCAGGGCTCTGGTTAAGGGGCTCTGCCCTAGAACTCTGAATTATAATTTCCCCCTTCCCAGGGTTCTGGTTAAGGGGCTCTGCCCTAGAACTCTGAATTGTAATTTCCCCCTTCCCAGGGCTCTGGTTAAGGGGCTCTGCCCTAGAACTCTGAATTGTAATTTCCCCCTTCCCAGGGCTCTGGTTAAGGGGCTCTGCCCCAGAACTCTGAATTGTAATTTCCCCCTTCCCAGGGCTCTGGTTAAGGGGCTTTGCCGTGTAATTTTTAAGTTGGAGGGCCATGTCTTGGAACAGTCCCATTGCCTGAGTGATTATTCTGGGAAGTCCCAGGGAATAATGAAGCTGGGCTTTGTGGCTTATGGCTGGTGGGCACAGTTCTTCCAAGAGAAAGCTGCAAATTGCATGGTTCCCTCCCAGGTTTTCCGGCTTTGACGCCGGGCAGCTTCCCCGGCACATGCATCCGACAGCTGCTTTGATGTTTGGGGGGGCGTGTCGCGGCCCCTAAGCTCCTGACTAACGTCGCACGGGGTATCCCGCCGAGACCCGGTTCCGAGGAGGCGCTCTCCGTTTCCCACAAAGCGCAGCTGTGGACAATGCTGCGCACGTGTACCAGGAGGACTGCTTGGCAGGTGTCCGCTCGCTGTCTGTTGATGTGCTTCCAGCGTCGGGGGGCTCTGCACAAGGGCGGCTCCTTTGGTCCCTTCTTCCAGGAAAGACTCTGGAGGTCTTCATTTCCAGAAatcttgtcttttgttcttgagcTACACCCTCTttctatccctcccttctccctcccccccaacacctcctcttctcctttatgATGTGGCCTTCCGTGGTTGGTGCCCATTTGCCCGTagcccctcctccctctccttgtTCCCAGGGTCCCAGAGTGAGGCTTTTTTTAGCTGCTCCCTCCGGGTGGGCGCTGGAGGCAGGAAGGCTGGCTACCCGTGCCGGGCCGTTGCCACTGAACCTCCCTCTGGGCCTCCACCAATCCACCGAGGCAAAGGGGAAGCTTCAAGCTCAGCCCCCCGGCCAGCTCTCCCTTGCGGCAGCCAGACAATCTCACTTTCTCTGTCCTCAGGAGGAGGGCTGGTCTCAGGCTGCAGCCTGACTCATTCTCCCACCTTGCACTGCCAGGAAGCAGCTATCTGGCCCCTCAGCAAAAAGTCTGGGGCCGGGGTTGGCAGCCCCATTTGTTCCTTGACCTTGAGCTCCCAGCCAAGGGGAGGGGACTCGGGGAGAAGCCTGGGATCCTGAGAAAAGAGCCAGACAAAAGGCACTTGTGGAGAGTCAACCAGTATTTAGCATATGTCTGTTGTGCACCAAGCTAGAATACAGATGAGCTGTTCTTAATCCAACTTGAGGGGCAGAGAGTATCAGGCCTGGAataaagaggacctgagttcaaatatggtctcagacacctaactaatggtgtgatcctgggcaagtcacttaaccctgatctcctccaaaaggaaaaaagaacaatttggatTTCATAATAAGGGGAATAGAAGGTGTATAAGGGTTGATGATGCTTGTTTCAAGAAGACTGGGGAACAAGCAAAATCAAAgggtgagggagaaagaggagaagaggtaTGTAGAAGGAGAGACCCTAGAAAGAGGGGTACAGGGCAGCAGGGGATTCAGATTTGGGCTCATAGTCCACTTAAGAATGACGTCAAATAAcagcatttctatagtgcttctttctctctctctctctctctctctctctctctctctctgtgctgaggcaattggggttaaatgacttgcctaggctctcacaactaggaagtgtcaagtgtctgagatctaATTCGAATTcagggtctcctgacttcagggctagtcctctacccactgtgccacctagctgccccctcccctGACCTGTTATCTCAATGATCTTCATGACAATCCTGTGTGgcaggtgctactattatctccattttatagatgagaattaGAGGTCCATGAGGTCACTTCAGACTTTTGGGCACAGTACAAACAAGAAAGCAATAGGAGACCCAGATTTCATGGTTCCCCCACAGTAGTTGCCTGTCCTATCCAACAAATAAACTAGAGAGTACATCCTTTCTTAGCATCCTTGTCCAGAATGATCATAAAAGGCTTCAAATTCAGATGATATAACTACTGAATCATAGATTTCTGGATCTTAGACAGGACctgagagatcatctaattctAGTTCATCCCTATTATTTTGCAGCTAGGTAAACTGAGACTCATAGAAGGAAAATGGATTTTTCAAAGTCATAGATCTAGTTAGTGGCAGCGGGATTAGAATCCAGAGTTCTCAAATTTCACTAAAGTGAAATACAATACATACccaatacataaatacataatgtTGTCCGAGCTGGACCAAAGCTGTGAGCTGGCTAAAGCTTATTCTTACATGAGGGCTGATCAGGTCCCCACTCTTAAAGCCACCCAGTACTAGGGTTTTGCCTCTTGGGTTTTAAGACTAAGACTTAACTTAACCGTGGGGTACTTTGGGACCAGGATTTGTCATGTGGAACAAAGCTTCTAGCCTTGCTCTCTATTGGGCTCCTCCTTTTCCCTGCCTGCCTCTAGATGGTGATCAGAGAAAATCAGCTAAGGAAACACTAGATTTAAGGGGAAAGGACCCCGAATAATCTGTGGCTTGCTCCTTATGTGACATCTGGGCCTTCATTTACTTTATACATCAAATGAAGAGACTGGCTcataagattccttccagttctgaaattctgtggtTCTGGGAGGAGCTCGCTCAGTCTCCAGACATCTCCTTCCCTGTATATAGAACTGCAAGCTTAACCAAGGTGACTTCTCCATCAATATTCTGGGACCTTCTCCTTTTAACATTCAATAGAAAGCTTTTTACTCTGACTCTGAGCTAAGTCAGGCAAGACTTGGGAAGTTCAGCCCAGTTCTTAGCATTTCCCTTCCTGTCTATTTATCACTTGTTTACCTTCCCCTCTCCCAGCTCTCCTTTAGTGATTTGAAAGAGCATCAAGGAATGATGAAGCTCAAGCATAAATTCCCCTCTCCTACCCCAATGCCAGTCAGACAGGGCATCCGGGCAGATTGGGTTTATTGTCATTCTCAATCCCACAGTTCCCACACAACCTCAGTAAGCCATCACTAATCCAGCCAGATCAAGCCAGACACAGGCCAGTGGGATGAACAGCAGCAGGGCACTGAGTCAGTGGCCAAGTTGGGAATGGAGATATTGGAGCTCCCCATCATCTGCCCTTGGCCCCCGCATGTCCTGTGAGATTCGAATTTCTTGGACCTGGGGAGAGAGGTAGGAGGGGCGGGGGTGGGGATACTCCAAATGCTTTTTCATGGCTTCGGTTGTTGTGTCATCTTTCCAGTCTGGAACATGCAGAACCTGTCTCCTAGGTGCCATAGTATCCTTCGTAGACAGAAGCAATGacagggaggggatggggaaagaacAGAGCTCCAGGTACTCATCCCGGGAATAGCCTGAATTTCAAGACTTTTGAGATGGGGTTTAAAATCTTACCCTCAAATGGAGGATAAAAATGGATCAGATGGAGGGGATTGTTCTGTTCTTGTTCCATCCTGGGCATGAGTGAAAGTGCATGctgcattctcattctctctctctctctccctgtctctcttcttttctctctctctctctctctctctctctctctctctctctctctctctctctctctctctctccctctcttcatttctctctccctccatctctctctctctctgtctgtctctgtctctctgtctctctctctctccatctctctctccctccatctctctctctgtctgtctctgtctctctctctctgtctgtctctgtctctctttccttgtcACACACACTCTCTCCATCTCAGCATCCTTCCCAGAAGGGCCCTTTAGATGTTGGAAGCCAGGCTGGCCACCTGTCCCACGAGCAGCTTCTGCTCCCTAACCAGAGCGTCAGCCCCTCTGCAGCTGAGAAGCTGCTCTTCGCCAGCGCACTCTGCACCTCTGTCCCACTGGGCCTCTCCTTACTGTATCACGCGCGTCCCCAGCGCAGCCCCGGCCCCTCACCAGGAACACAGGATCACCTCCTTGAGGGTCTTGCGGAGCTCCTGGCTGCGGAAGGCGTAGATGAGCGGGTCGATGACTGAGTTGCAGATGATGAGGATGAGAAAGAGGTTGAAGTTCTGAAAGTAGCAGCTGCACGTGGGATGCTCGGGGCAGAGGACGATGAGCGTGAGGTGCAGGAAAAAGGGGGCCCAGCAGAGGAAGAAGATGCCCAGCAGGATGGTGAGGGTGACGGCCCCCCTGAGCGTCGACAGCTGGTGGACGGGGTGTCTCTTGTGCAGCCGCGAGATCCTCCTGGCGTGCTGGCACGCCCGGACGAACATGTGGATGTAGAGGACCACCATGAGCCCCAGCATGGACAAGAAGAAGCCGATGAGACAGAGCAGGACCGCCACGTGGTTGTAGTAGGCGATGAAGAGGGCGCCCGACAGCGCGCTGGCCACCCAGATGCCGGCGAGGACGCCCTGGGCCCGGCCGGGCGTGACGATGCTGCGGTAGCGCAGGGCGTAGAAGATGCTGATGTAGCGGTCCACGGCGATGGCTCCTAGGAAGGAAATGGAGGACATCATGGAACCACAGATCAACACATCAATGACATTGTTTAGCTGCTGCGCCGCGGGCGCCCGCATGGCCAGCAGCCCCCTCTCCAGCAGCAGCACCACCACGGTCTCCAGCAGGCTGCTGACACTCACCAGAAGGTCCGACAGAGCCAGGCAGCAGACAAAATAGTACATGGGGGCGTGCAGGTTGCGGTTCTTGGCGATGGCCACCACCACCATGACGTTCTCCAGCAGGCTCAGCAGCCCCAGCGTCAGGAAGAGCTCGTCGGGCACGAAGAGCACCTGGCACGGGAAGTCCGTCCGGTTGGCGGGGACGACCTGGTGGAGGGTGTCCGGGGCAGTGCCGTTCAGAGAGTTAAACAGCCGCTTCTGTTGACCCGGCATCGGCATAGTTCTGGGTTAAGAGCAAGAAGCTGTGAATGTGAAACTAGCGACACGGATGAACTGGAATTTTCCAATTCCTCGCCCGGAGGGATTTCTCCAAGTCCACCAGCTGCCTCTTGCTGCTTCAGTTCATTGTTCTCGCCAGTTAGTGCCCAGAGGAATCCCCGATgtgtctttccttcctcccccctcccaccctTTGGTCTCGGACAGAAATCACAGCCGCCAGACCCGCCTCATGTTCGGCGTTTCTCTAACCTGGCAAAGGCCATCCCACCGACTCCATCAGCACCACAGAGGCTGCGAGAATCCGAGCCACACGCAACGCTGCCTCGCCATCCCTTCTCCACTGCCCGACTCCAGAACCCAGTCTCAAGTCTCCTGCCTGGACAAACCCAAATTCTCAATCTCTGCCGTCCGCCTTGTTCCACAGGAacagaagtttctttttttttccccccttggtcctttcatctcttttccttagCTGGGTAAACGGGCCAGAAGGACATGAGGTCCACATCTCCACAGCTTCTGCATCCCTTAGGAGCTCCAGCCGCGGTCGTGGTCCAGAGGAATGGGTCGGAGCTGATGTTCCAGTGAAGACTGAAGCCTCCTCTCTCCCCCTGCTCTTAAAGGCAGTCTGTGGAGCCCCTCCTTCAAAGGAGGCTGATTGACCACATGATAGCAGCTCATGCTGGGAATGCCCAGTGCAGCAGAATGATCAGTTATGAAACTTGTTAGAGCTGAGGAAATTCAAGACCTTACATAAATGTTCTGTAGGTACTGCCCACTGGCACCAGGGGTCAGAACCCAAAGTAGCAGTGCTTGAGAGGGCCAAAGTAGAAGTACTGGCTTGTTACAGGAAGATCGGTTTAGGTTCAAGATTAGGAACATCTTTCCTACAGTGCCTAGGAATTAAATTGGATTATTTTGTTAAGAGTAACTAGAAAAGGCTAGAAGACTCAACTCTCAGGTATATTGTAGAGGGAGATACTGGAAAGAAGGTCCAAGTGTGGAACAGATAATTTCCAAAGACCCAGATTGCCAATATTAGGATTCTGTGAACCCTAAAGGTTAAGTTTGTATGGAGCCTTTCTGTTTATCTTCTTAAATCCCAGGAGAGAGGGTTCCATAATTGCACTTGATGAGGCAGCAGTGGTACAGAGGTTAGAAAGAATTGTAGAACCCAAACCATTATTCACATACTTGGTCCACCCCTCTTTCCCAACCAGTAAAGCTCTATTCATTTATCAGAGATCTGTAGCCTAAGTCTTAGACTCCTGTTAGCCTAATACTAGGCCAGAATGAACAGGATGTAGCCATCCTCACTCACCTCCAATTCAAAATGCCGTTGAAACaatggttgttgtcctttgtttttggaggacaaaatgacatcactgtgttagagtaGGTCCAACTACGGCTGAGCAGACCAACATGAGCTCAAGCATTTGGGGTGACTTCTCTAACTTTGCGTACCTTGCGTTTCTTTTgcgctaattcaattctgctttgctcacagagcccGGCACCTCCTGCTGGCCcttcctgtgccagtgtctcccatgtttcACAATCGAttccagagttcttcagagagacaaATCTAGGGAGGGCTTGCTGACAAGAATAAGAGGGCCTTCTGGATTGGTTTGCTTGGAAGTGGTCTGCCATGCCTGGTTGTGGTGGAATGGTGgctatcacttttttttcttattaaaaatgttttatagtcgGTCTTTTCATTTGTTCTATCACTGTCACTTCTGGGTGATTCCACCCCAGCCTTGCCTCTTTCAGCAGTAGGCTCCtctcttataataaataaatcaagtctaacaaaagaaatcaataaccGATGTCTCACTCTGAACAAAAGTTTTGTTGTCTCCGAGACATTGGAAGATCCGACGGGACGTGGTCTTCATCATTGATGAAGCTTTTTCAGTGTTCTCCTTGGCACTGCTATGGTCATATGTAAACTGCTCtggctctgcttattttactctgcatcagttcattcaaatcTTACCAGGGGACACTgaattcttcccctttcccatttttaaaaacccaattatATTCCATCCCATTTAATTTGCCACTTTTGTTCAGCTGGATTTAAGAGACCTACAATCCTTCCAGATCATTGCTATTTTATGTATGAGACCCCCTTGGGGAAATATTCCTAATGGTTTTATGTATAGTTTACTTTCTGAGTAGAATTCCAAATTTGTCTTCTAGAAGAGTTCACAGTTTTATCAGTAATACACCTGTCTTCCCAAAGCCCCTCCAATACTGTCtgctttgtcatttttgttaatcTGAaggatttaatttgtattttcatgaccattagtaatttggaacattCTCTGATATGTCTTTTTGACTTCTACTACCCAAAGCAAGGATTTTTGGGGACAAAGTGCAGCAGCAactttctatatattctttcattttccctggCCAGCAAGACCACACTGGCCCCCAGAAGAGTCACGTCAAACCCAGACTTCTTGGCTCCAGCATTGGTTAGCCAGAAGCTGAGCACATTACACTGAAAATCATTCATGGCAGATCAGAGAGTGCCCACAGGCAGGGTAGTGTGATGACAGGGAATTACCCCTACTACCATGTCAATGGCTACAAATAGCACGGATTTGGATACTGTTTTTCTTCCAAAGAGCTTAGATCATCTTCACATCTATCATTATATTGATTCCTACAGGAAATGGGGTTATTAGCCTTGTTTtgcagagagggaaactgaggcaaagataagGTAACTTGCTCCAAGTCATTTAACAAGACAGAAGCACAGCTTGGGAACTCTCGATTACTGATGTCCCATTCAATATCTGATCTCACGTCTTACATTCATGTGTCTCAGTCTTTCCCAGTGTATGAGCCATCTAGGGAAGCATCGGATCATCCCGTGGAGATATGTCCCTTCCATTTAGCCTCATTAGCCATTCCAGTCCTCTATCCTATTTAATCTGTCTGCCTGATTCTTCAAGTATAAagtggggatcataatagcatctaccaactgagatgaggatcaaatgaggtatttgtgaagggctttgtaccatgtctggcacacagtaggctctatgtaaatgtttttctttcccatctgCAAATGAAAAAGATGGGCTAGCTcatctttcaactctaaattttaTCATCTATTTTCTTAACCCTCttcctggttaaaaaaaatttttggcaaAGGGCAGTGTTATCTTCCTAATTCACTAAGATGCTGGTGTCCCAGCTAGGTAAAAGGGGCCCATATCCTGGCACTTGGGAATTTGAGGAATACCAAATTAATTATCTTAGGCTAATGACCTCAGTGCTCTGGATCTAAGGCacaacaactgaaaaataagggtgggaggagggggaaggtggTCCAAGTGAACTTTTGAGATCATTCAGTCCTTCCTCTGACTTCTCCAGCCATGGGACATCAGTACCAGTAGAAACTGAGGCCCCTAACTTAAGACAATCCCTCCTTGTGTTTGTCACTTTTTCCTTGGCAATAGGGAGCTTCAGAGACTCCTATCCCTAAAAGTTTAGATCAGTAATAATGGCACAGTAATAACTCAAACCATTCTTTGTCTTCGGGATATGATGCAGAATCAGGACCAATGGGCTCCCTCTTTGGGCTTTCTTGTCTGACCACCGCAGAAAGGAGCTGTCCCCGAGTTTCAGTGATATTTTCAATCCATAAATGAGGTCTTTGACACAGATGCTCCCCACCCACCAACACACAGAGACTTCAAAGAGCGTGAGAATAGGACAACCTTTGGCAGAAAGCTGACCGCAGCTTCTTCCTGGCGAGACCCTTGCCAGTGGGCAACTAAGACAGGGTAATCTTCCCTCGGGGCACCCACATTTTATCAATTGTCATTAGGATAAATGTGGTTCTTGGTGAGGACTATTGAAGGCCATGGGCACATGAGGACATGTAAGGGGAATTCACAGATAATCACAATCCAAAGCTTCATCTCTTTCTCACCAAGTCTTTCACCAGAGGTACTGTCAGATCTCTTTTTGCTCTGGGTCCTGCTCAGCGGCAATGCATTCCCAGAGTAgtgaaaaaaccaaaaaaagaatggCTATGGTCTACTCAATGGATCATTTCTAATACTCCATGGATTTGGATATGGGCATTCCTCCCCACAAGGCAGATAGTAACCTAACTAGGCCAGATTGGCCCCTAAGACTGTCATTCATGCTCTCCTATAAATCCGCAAACGGCGAATTCACTCCTCAACCTGCTGAGAGTCCAGAAATGCCAACAGAACACGCGGATGCCCCATTGGTTGGCTCTCATTGTTGCTACATAACcgattcattttttcctctccatatcatctatttttgatgatatACTTCAGACCACTTCCAATTGTTCACGTTATGTTTCCTGtcacgaatgaatgaatgagaaaacattttgttTAAACTTTCTATCTCAGGCATTGGGGAATACAAGCATGAGAAAAAATGAGGATGAGTTTGCTCTCAGGGAGCCTACATTTTACAAGAGGACAAGGGCAGTCAATAATCCTTTTGGTAAACCAAAGCAGTAGTGACTTGGCTCTTGTGCTCAGAcgggaggtgggaggaggggaagggattaCTGCACACATAGGTCCACAGAAGGTGGCCCAAGTGCTTCTTGGATTGGGATATGAAGCCTGGTCTGACTAGAGACAGTCGTGAGGCAAGTTTGTACTTTTTCAATCACCTGTCGAGGTGGCTCAGACCTAGGGTGGGAGTTCCAAAGCTTAAGTGGATGAACTTCCTCCGGGGCTGGATTCTGGAAGACCATCTTTAGAGTACTGATCCAGATGAGGAGCAGAGAAGGGGCTACCGGgcagatggctctccccatctCTTTTTAGTGTTCCCTCAATTTCAATCCTTCTCAAACAATCCACTCTGATTCCTCTACCAAACCACACTAATGAGGCCCTATTGTTTCTATGACAGGAGAGGCTCCTCTGTGGGGAGATGTCCCCACATTAAGATTATCTCCACTTGGAATAGCAGAATACTCCTGGTTTACTCCTAGTTTCTCATGCATATAGAATACATGGCTCTTTGGAGTTCTAGAACAGTAAAATATACTAAGAAAAAGAACTGACTTTTCAGGCTCCATTAAGCAGTACATTAAGGTTTTGTATTGGAGTCAGGTTATGTTCCACACTGTCTGTCCAGTCATTAATCTCAGCTTTCTTGGAGTCccaatatcaatcaatcaacaaacatttattaagtggttcTTTATGGGACCAGATGTGATAAGCCCTGggaatgaatacaaagaaaggcaaaaaacagcctGTACCCTCCAAGAGTTTACATTCAGATGGAATTAAATTTATTCTCTGCTTCTTTTGTCTCCTTGGAGAAGTGGAACGAGTATTAGCCTGGAACTTGGGAGACTAAGACTAGTTGCTGCCCTGCCAGTAACTGTGTGAACTTGGGACTTTTTCATGAACTgcagttttattatctataagATAAGATGTACTAAATGACCTGTTTTATAAGGCCCCTCTCACCTCTAAGATTTTCTTCTGATAGCTCACTGGAGAGATTGGTGAGGTCCTTTATCAACTCAACAGCCTTAGATAAAACAGCTCTATTCAAAGCCCAAAAGACCCCAAGTAGGAGCACgtctttattcttcattttattgttatGAATTTTACAGAAatcaacaaacatgaacatttccttatacaaagagggaaggggaaaggaataagcatttactaagtgcctactatgtgccaggcactgtgctaagcactttacaaatatcatctcatttgatcctcacaacaaccctgtgaggtgggtgctattatccccttttgcagatgaggaaactgaggcagttaagaggttacgtgacttgcccagggtcacattagtatctgaggctagatttgaactctgatcttcctgattccaggctcagtgctctatccactttgccacctagttgcccctaagaagaaaaaagagcacTGCATATCAAACCACAAATCTCTCTCATATATAGCTGGTTTTTTAGAGCAACATTTATAAGATTTGAGCTATCTGCAAAGtggtttgcaaaccttaagatgCGATGTCAGTGTTAgctattttatcattatttttaaatttaatat
Proteins encoded:
- the MC1R gene encoding melanocyte-stimulating hormone receptor → MPMPGQQKRLFNSLNGTAPDTLHQVVPANRTDFPCQVLFVPDELFLTLGLLSLLENVMVVVAIAKNRNLHAPMYYFVCCLALSDLLVSVSSLLETVVVLLLERGLLAMRAPAAQQLNNVIDVLICGSMMSSISFLGAIAVDRYISIFYALRYRSIVTPGRAQGVLAGIWVASALSGALFIAYYNHVAVLLCLIGFFLSMLGLMVVLYIHMFVRACQHARRISRLHKRHPVHQLSTLRGAVTLTILLGIFFLCWAPFFLHLTLIVLCPEHPTCSCYFQNFNLFLILIICNSVIDPLIYAFRSQELRKTLKEVILCSW